In Flavobacterium sp. N1736, the following are encoded in one genomic region:
- a CDS encoding TonB-dependent receptor produces the protein MKINFQNTTIILILLFVFQLSFAQNQKKEETIGTETVNVVKPYSPTISDAYKVKENPSLDDSGNQAKETIKYSILSVPVASTFTPSKGKAAGVDKSKQERLFNNYATVGVGNYGTLNAELFVTQDLGNNDYVAGMFRHHSSQGGIKDVSLNDEFYDTALNVGYGQNNRDMSWNIDLGYQNQIYNWYGLPVDFGSTLLPQDHFILVDKINPNHSYNTISLGGNIDFTDGIFSKVATRFTHFSDSFSSSENRFYLKPTFKVDVMDQSINTNVIIDHVSGSFENNYFQTNTEPLKYSLTNFGIEPSFVVNENDWTLELGAGLYYGLDSENSGNKFYIYPKVNASYKLVGDLMIFYTGVNGSLNQNSYADFVTENPFLSPTLNMRPSSTQYNVFAGLKGKLANNVSYNLTGSYLNEKNKALFKSNDYTEDITNQNYEYGNSFGVVYEDIRTFRFYGELKADFSENVTFGINGTFNSYKTDGQIEAWNLPTMKLSSSLDVNITKQWYAGLNVFFVGERKDMQSNLDLTATPTVVSLKSYFDANAHLGYKFSERLTFFLKLNNIGNQAYEKWLNYPVQGFQILGGANYKFDF, from the coding sequence ATGAAAATTAATTTCCAGAATACAACTATCATTTTGATTTTGCTGTTTGTTTTTCAGCTTTCATTTGCCCAAAACCAAAAGAAAGAAGAAACGATTGGTACTGAAACTGTAAATGTTGTAAAACCTTATTCGCCAACTATATCTGATGCTTATAAAGTAAAAGAAAATCCGTCGCTTGACGATTCAGGAAATCAGGCAAAAGAAACTATAAAGTATAGTATTTTGTCAGTTCCTGTAGCTTCGACATTTACGCCTTCTAAAGGAAAAGCAGCCGGAGTTGATAAATCAAAACAAGAACGTTTGTTTAATAATTATGCTACTGTAGGAGTTGGAAATTATGGTACATTAAATGCTGAATTATTTGTTACTCAGGATTTAGGAAACAATGATTATGTTGCGGGAATGTTTCGTCACCATTCATCTCAGGGCGGAATTAAGGATGTTTCGCTAAATGATGAATTTTATGATACGGCATTAAACGTGGGTTACGGACAAAATAATCGCGATATGTCATGGAATATTGATTTAGGATATCAAAATCAAATTTATAATTGGTACGGTTTACCGGTTGATTTTGGTTCGACTTTACTTCCGCAGGATCATTTTATTTTAGTAGATAAAATCAATCCAAATCATTCTTATAATACAATTTCGTTGGGAGGAAATATTGATTTTACAGACGGGATTTTTAGTAAAGTTGCGACAAGATTTACACATTTTTCGGATAGTTTTTCTTCTTCTGAAAATCGCTTTTATCTGAAACCAACTTTTAAAGTTGATGTGATGGATCAGTCCATCAATACAAATGTTATTATTGATCACGTAAGTGGAAGTTTCGAAAATAATTATTTCCAGACGAATACGGAACCTTTAAAATATAGTTTGACCAATTTCGGGATTGAGCCAAGTTTTGTAGTAAATGAGAACGACTGGACTCTGGAATTAGGAGCCGGATTGTATTATGGTCTTGATTCTGAAAACAGCGGAAACAAGTTTTATATTTATCCAAAAGTAAATGCTTCGTATAAATTAGTGGGCGATTTAATGATTTTTTACACGGGTGTAAACGGAAGTTTAAATCAAAATTCGTATGCTGATTTTGTGACCGAAAATCCGTTTTTGTCGCCAACATTAAATATGCGTCCATCAAGCACTCAGTATAATGTTTTTGCAGGTTTGAAGGGTAAATTGGCAAACAATGTAAGTTATAATCTGACGGGTTCCTATTTGAATGAAAAAAACAAAGCGTTGTTTAAAAGCAATGATTATACAGAGGATATTACAAACCAAAATTATGAGTACGGAAACTCTTTTGGTGTTGTTTATGAAGATATTAGAACGTTTCGTTTTTATGGAGAATTAAAAGCTGATTTTTCTGAAAATGTTACTTTTGGAATCAACGGAACTTTCAATAGTTACAAAACAGACGGACAGATTGAAGCATGGAATTTACCAACCATGAAATTAAGTTCTAGTCTGGATGTTAATATTACCAAACAATGGTACGCTGGTTTAAATGTGTTTTTTGTGGGGGAACGTAAAGACATGCAATCGAATTTAGATTTGACTGCAACTCCAACCGTAGTTTCCTTAAAAAGTTACTTTGATGCGAATGCACATTTGGGATATAAATTTAGCGAGCGTTTGACTTTCTTCCTGAAATTAAATAATATTGGAAATCAGGCTTACGAAAAATGGTTGAATTATCCTGTTCAGGGATTCCAGATTTTGGGCGGAGCAAATTATAAATTCGACTTTTAA
- the asnB gene encoding asparagine synthase B, giving the protein MSGILAVIGKGKDPQLVRELSKRMAHRGPDESDFQILKNGSIICHESLSIIDVQSGKQPIQGTKDAWVIHDGEIYNYQELKNGVLKDHTFRTKSDSEVIVHLYEEFGYDFCNKLDGDWTFVIVDGDDYIAGRDPMGVKPLYYGLDERGRIYFASEMKSIADQCKTFSTFPPGHYYTPKKGFVKYYQPEYEDYENANQDLDLQLIREKLTEAVRKRLMNQMPYGVLLSGGLDSSLLSAIASRLSAENGKKLQSFSIALNADAPDAKAARKAAEFLGTEHHEIHFTVQQGVEVLEKIIWNIETYDIISVRASVPMFLLSKAIAEKGIKVILSGEGADEIFGGHLYFRNAPSTEEFQKETIERVQKLFTADLLRADKSTMANGIETRIPFLDKDFLDATIRIRPEEKQPKTYDGIEKYILRKAFDTPDNPYLPEEVLWRQKEQFSDGVGYNWIDELIEYCATQVSDKQLEGAAAEFPYNSPTTKEAYLYRSIFHKFYPQVSAAQTVRKWIPKWQENLDPSGRANAAHVKADVEISKSGITV; this is encoded by the coding sequence ATGTCTGGAATATTAGCCGTTATCGGTAAAGGAAAAGACCCGCAACTCGTAAGAGAGCTTTCTAAAAGAATGGCGCATCGTGGTCCTGATGAAAGTGATTTTCAAATTCTAAAAAATGGCAGTATTATTTGTCACGAAAGTTTATCAATAATTGATGTACAATCGGGGAAACAGCCTATTCAGGGTACTAAAGATGCCTGGGTAATTCATGATGGAGAAATTTACAATTACCAGGAACTTAAAAACGGAGTTTTAAAAGATCATACGTTTAGAACAAAATCAGATTCTGAAGTTATTGTGCATTTATATGAAGAATTTGGATACGATTTTTGTAATAAATTAGATGGTGACTGGACTTTTGTAATTGTCGACGGAGACGATTATATTGCAGGAAGAGACCCGATGGGAGTGAAGCCATTGTATTATGGTTTGGATGAAAGAGGAAGGATTTATTTTGCTTCTGAAATGAAATCAATTGCAGATCAGTGCAAAACATTTTCGACTTTTCCGCCGGGACATTATTATACGCCTAAAAAGGGCTTTGTAAAATATTACCAACCTGAATATGAGGATTATGAAAATGCAAATCAGGATTTAGATTTACAATTAATAAGAGAAAAACTTACAGAAGCTGTTCGTAAACGCTTGATGAATCAAATGCCTTATGGTGTATTGCTATCGGGTGGTTTAGATTCTTCTTTGCTTTCTGCAATCGCTTCCCGATTATCAGCAGAAAATGGTAAAAAACTGCAATCTTTTTCTATTGCTTTAAATGCTGATGCGCCGGATGCAAAAGCGGCCAGAAAAGCAGCTGAGTTTTTAGGTACAGAACATCATGAAATACATTTTACGGTTCAGCAAGGTGTAGAAGTTTTAGAAAAAATAATCTGGAATATTGAGACTTACGATATTATATCGGTAAGAGCAAGTGTGCCTATGTTTTTATTATCAAAAGCAATTGCAGAAAAAGGGATAAAAGTAATTCTTTCAGGTGAAGGTGCTGATGAAATTTTTGGTGGACATTTGTATTTTAGAAATGCACCGTCTACAGAAGAATTTCAAAAAGAAACGATCGAGAGAGTTCAGAAATTATTTACTGCCGATTTGCTTCGTGCTGATAAATCAACGATGGCAAATGGTATTGAAACCAGAATTCCGTTTTTAGACAAAGACTTTTTAGATGCTACAATTCGAATCAGACCAGAAGAAAAACAGCCTAAAACGTATGACGGAATCGAAAAATATATTTTAAGAAAAGCATTTGATACGCCGGACAACCCATATTTGCCTGAAGAAGTTTTATGGCGTCAAAAAGAACAATTTTCAGATGGAGTAGGATATAACTGGATCGACGAATTGATCGAATATTGTGCGACTCAGGTTTCTGATAAACAATTAGAAGGCGCTGCAGCAGAATTTCCATACAATTCTCCAACAACAAAAGAAGCATATTTGTATCGTTCTATTTTTCATAAATTCTACCCACAGGTTAGTGCGGCACAAACCGTTAGAAAATGGATTCCGAAATGGCAGGAAAACCTTGATCCAAGCGGAAGAGCAAATGCAGCTCACGTAAAAGCAGATGTTGAAATTTCAAAATCAGGGATTACGGTTTAA
- a CDS encoding GreA/GreB family elongation factor: protein MTFKQKIHSYYLQMVQDRIDVFRDMISALTEDSKNDAKGSAGDKHETALSMMHIEQEKLTNKLKEAITQKAVLDKIDASKTTENIISGSLVKANGIHLYLSVALPKITIDGINIIALSPQSPLGSHLMGNKVGFQFEINKTHYTIESVL, encoded by the coding sequence ATGACTTTCAAACAAAAAATACATTCTTATTATTTACAAATGGTCCAGGATCGAATTGATGTTTTTAGAGACATGATTTCGGCTTTGACGGAAGATTCTAAAAACGATGCGAAGGGTTCTGCCGGAGATAAGCACGAAACCGCATTGTCGATGATGCATATTGAACAGGAAAAACTGACCAATAAACTGAAAGAAGCCATTACTCAAAAAGCTGTTTTAGATAAAATTGATGCTTCAAAGACAACTGAAAATATTATTTCGGGCAGTTTGGTAAAAGCAAACGGAATTCATTTGTACTTGAGTGTCGCACTTCCTAAAATTACTATCGACGGTATAAATATTATTGCACTTTCGCCACAATCGCCTTTGGGTTCACATTTAATGGGAAACAAAGTTGGGTTTCAGTTTGAGATTAATAAAACGCATTATACTATTGAGAGTGTTTTGTAA
- a CDS encoding PhzF family phenazine biosynthesis protein has protein sequence MSLPFYIVDVFTDKKYAGNQLAVFLDAENLSADEMQKIAREINFAESTFVTKLDKENNKAEIKIFTPAQEMQFAGHPIIGTSWVLMHKIFDNSPENIKLHVPIGPISIEKSDDLIWLKAAQPKFWDIFSKEDFTLFSNLKNQDFENQFPIQEVTTGSAFVMVGLSNKNALENLVLDKDKTDEWLKKHCKTTHRGLYFYYLEGSKLFSRMLCIEHNQLVEDAATGSASTCLQAFLLKYHKPEFELINYQGDYINRSSQIHFKGKLTENDFDVRIGGNAQFIAKGEWEV, from the coding sequence ATGAGTTTACCTTTTTATATAGTTGATGTTTTTACAGATAAAAAATATGCCGGAAATCAGTTGGCTGTTTTTTTAGATGCTGAAAATTTAAGTGCAGATGAAATGCAAAAGATTGCGCGCGAAATTAATTTTGCAGAGAGCACTTTTGTAACCAAACTTGATAAAGAAAATAATAAGGCGGAAATTAAAATATTTACACCGGCTCAGGAAATGCAGTTTGCGGGTCATCCGATAATTGGAACTTCATGGGTTTTGATGCATAAAATATTCGATAATTCGCCTGAAAATATAAAATTACATGTTCCGATTGGACCAATTTCGATTGAGAAATCAGATGATTTGATTTGGTTAAAAGCGGCACAACCAAAGTTTTGGGATATTTTTTCGAAAGAAGATTTCACCTTATTCAGTAATCTGAAAAATCAGGATTTTGAAAATCAATTTCCAATTCAGGAAGTTACAACGGGAAGCGCCTTTGTAATGGTTGGACTGAGCAATAAAAATGCATTGGAAAACTTGGTTTTAGATAAAGATAAAACAGATGAATGGTTGAAAAAGCATTGTAAAACAACGCACAGAGGTTTGTATTTCTACTATTTAGAAGGCTCAAAACTTTTCAGCAGAATGTTGTGCATAGAACATAATCAGTTGGTTGAAGATGCTGCGACAGGAAGTGCAAGTACATGTCTTCAGGCTTTTCTGCTAAAATATCATAAACCTGAATTTGAATTAATCAATTATCAGGGAGATTATATAAACCGTTCTTCTCAAATTCATTTTAAAGGAAAATTAACCGAAAATGATTTTGATGTTAGAATAGGAGGAAATGCCCAGTTTATTGCTAAAGGGGAATGGGAAGTTTAA
- the asnB gene encoding asparagine synthase B, whose translation MCGIVCAFDLKQKAETLRPQVLEMSKIIRHRGPDWSGIYSNEKAILSHERLAIVDPASGKQPLFTEDKKLVLAANGEIYNHRDLRKQFEGRYNFQTESDCEVILALYKEKGPHFVDEMNGIFGFAIYDVEKDEYFIARDHMGIIPLYIGWDQHGTFYVASELKALEGYCTKIQLFPPGHYMTSKDGEFVQWYKRDWTEFDAVKDNETSIPAIKEALEAAVHRQLMSDVPYGVLLSGGLDSSITSAVAKKFAQKRIESDDTTDAWYPQLHSFSVGLDGSPDLAAAQIVAKHIGTIHHEIKFTIQEGLDAVRDVIYNLETYDVTTVRASTPMWLMARVIKSMGIKMVLSGEGADELFGGYLYFHKAPNAREFHEENVRKLSKLHMYDCLRANKSLAAWGIEGRVPFLDKEFMDVAMRINPQDKMINKEHPMEKWVVRKAFEDMLPESVAWRQKEQFSDGVGYSWIDTLKEVVAKEVSDEQLANAKYKFPLQTPTSKEEYYYRSIFAEHFPSDAAALCVPQEASVACSTKIALEWDEAFKNMNDPSGRAVASVHDDAYAKA comes from the coding sequence ATGTGTGGAATCGTATGTGCCTTTGATCTAAAACAGAAAGCAGAAACTTTAAGACCTCAAGTATTAGAAATGTCTAAAATTATTCGTCACCGCGGACCAGACTGGAGCGGGATTTATAGTAATGAAAAAGCAATTCTTTCACACGAGCGTTTGGCTATTGTTGATCCGGCTTCGGGAAAACAGCCTTTATTTACAGAAGATAAAAAACTTGTTTTAGCTGCAAATGGTGAAATCTACAACCACAGAGATTTACGTAAACAATTTGAGGGAAGATATAACTTTCAGACTGAAAGTGATTGTGAAGTTATTTTAGCGCTTTACAAAGAAAAAGGACCTCACTTTGTGGATGAAATGAACGGTATCTTCGGATTTGCAATTTATGATGTTGAGAAAGATGAGTATTTTATTGCTCGTGATCATATGGGAATTATTCCGCTTTACATTGGCTGGGATCAACACGGAACTTTTTATGTAGCTTCTGAATTGAAAGCTTTGGAAGGATATTGTACAAAAATCCAATTGTTTCCTCCGGGACATTATATGACAAGCAAAGACGGTGAATTTGTACAATGGTACAAAAGAGACTGGACGGAATTTGATGCTGTAAAAGACAACGAAACGAGTATTCCTGCTATTAAAGAAGCTCTTGAAGCTGCGGTTCACAGACAATTAATGAGTGATGTTCCTTACGGAGTTTTACTTTCAGGAGGTTTAGATTCGTCTATTACTTCGGCTGTAGCTAAAAAATTTGCACAAAAACGTATTGAGTCTGATGATACTACAGATGCATGGTATCCGCAATTGCACTCTTTTTCGGTAGGTTTAGACGGTTCTCCGGATTTAGCTGCTGCTCAGATTGTAGCAAAACATATTGGAACTATTCACCACGAAATTAAATTCACGATTCAGGAAGGTTTAGATGCGGTTCGTGATGTAATTTACAACTTAGAAACGTATGATGTAACTACGGTTAGGGCTTCAACGCCAATGTGGTTAATGGCGAGAGTTATTAAATCAATGGGAATCAAAATGGTTCTTTCGGGTGAAGGTGCAGATGAATTATTTGGAGGATATTTATATTTCCATAAAGCACCAAACGCAAGAGAATTTCACGAAGAAAATGTTCGTAAATTAAGTAAATTACACATGTACGATTGTTTACGTGCCAACAAAAGTTTGGCAGCTTGGGGAATCGAAGGGCGTGTGCCATTTTTAGATAAAGAATTTATGGATGTTGCCATGCGCATCAATCCACAGGATAAAATGATCAACAAAGAACATCCGATGGAGAAATGGGTTGTTCGTAAAGCTTTTGAAGATATGCTGCCGGAAAGTGTAGCATGGAGACAAAAAGAGCAATTTTCTGATGGAGTAGGATACAGCTGGATTGATACTTTGAAAGAAGTTGTGGCCAAAGAAGTTTCGGACGAACAATTGGCAAATGCGAAATATAAATTTCCGTTGCAAACACCAACTTCTAAGGAAGAATATTACTATCGTTCAATTTTTGCAGAACATTTCCCTAGTGATGCGGCTGCTTTATGTGTGCCTCAGGAAGCAAGCGTTGCTTGTAGTACAAAAATCGCTTTGGAGTGGGATGAAGCTTTCAAAAACATGAACGATCCATCTGGCAGAGCGGTTGCAAGTGTGCATGACGACGCCTACGCAAAAGCATAA
- a CDS encoding tetratricopeptide repeat protein, protein MRKISWFFLLQIVLFSTIVSAQKSAIYTYDLKDFDKAQALYNDKQYASAQHIFEYVKNNATTEEVKSDCAYYIANCAIRTNQANADALMEKFVSDYPTSTKQNQAYIEVAHFFFEQGNYPKALEWFDKVDETYMSKSDQDKFNFQKGYSYFNAKKKKEATTYFNKVVNSPDFGSQAKYYLGFMAYEGDDYKEATKYFDEVSGEEKYKEKLSYFQADMNFKLGNFQKAIDLGQAAMSKSNELEKSELNKIIGESYFNLKQYGKAIPYLEQYAGKKGKWNNTDFYQLGYAYYEQKEYEKAISQFNKIIEGKDFVAQNAYYHLGLAYLNTGKKQEALNAFKNASEMDFNAQIQEDAALNYAKLSYEIGNAYQTVPGILLDFLKKYPNNSSKAEVEKLLVDSYISSKNYKEALVLLEKNRTPENKLAYQKVLFYRGLELYNESNYAEALKMFNSAVKEQKNPDFTARATFWKAESEYVTDDFQAALLSYKQFAGLAGAKATDEYKNINYNIGYTYFKLKEYDQAANSFQAQIDNSKEDKVRLNDSYLRLGDCRFVTSKYSQAMEAYAKAIDAKGVDADYAQFQKAISYGFMSRNDKKIDELNNFLQMYKKSEYRDDVLFELANTYVADKKNDQAIKTYDQLIAEYKNGSFTSKSILRQGLIYYNSDRDEQALVKFKKVAAEFPKTPEALEAVSTARLIYVDSGKVDEYATWVRTLDFVAVTDVDLDNDTYEGAFKQYSQNNSKQAIVGFTGYVSKFPSGMHALEANFYLAQLLYAEGSETKSVANYQYVIGQPRNEFTEQSLTRLSQIFLKAKDCDKSIPVLVRLENEADYPQNKSFAQANLMKCYYDKKDYDNSVIYADKVLQNAKADVNVKSDAQIIVARAAMQTGDEDKAKAAYAKLSATSKGELAAEALYYDAYFKTKEGKFDASNVSVQKLAKNYSAYKYYGAKSLVLMAKNFYGLKDSYQATYILDNVINNFTDYPDVVEEAKRELSAIKLEESKTNSSITK, encoded by the coding sequence ATGCGTAAAATTTCCTGGTTCTTTTTACTACAAATTGTCCTTTTTTCGACCATAGTTTCGGCACAAAAATCAGCTATATATACCTACGATTTAAAGGATTTTGACAAAGCACAGGCTTTATATAATGACAAACAATATGCTTCGGCACAACATATTTTTGAGTATGTAAAAAATAACGCCACAACTGAGGAGGTTAAATCAGATTGTGCTTATTATATCGCCAATTGCGCCATTAGAACCAATCAGGCAAATGCCGATGCGTTAATGGAAAAATTCGTTAGTGATTATCCCACAAGTACCAAACAAAATCAGGCTTATATCGAGGTTGCACATTTTTTCTTCGAACAGGGAAATTACCCAAAAGCTTTGGAATGGTTTGATAAAGTTGACGAAACTTATATGAGCAAATCTGATCAGGATAAATTTAATTTCCAGAAAGGATACAGTTATTTCAATGCCAAAAAGAAAAAAGAAGCCACAACTTATTTTAATAAAGTCGTGAATTCGCCGGATTTTGGTTCACAAGCCAAATATTACTTAGGTTTCATGGCTTATGAAGGCGATGATTATAAGGAAGCAACCAAATATTTTGATGAAGTTTCGGGCGAAGAAAAGTACAAAGAGAAGCTTTCGTATTTTCAGGCTGATATGAATTTTAAACTTGGAAATTTTCAAAAAGCAATCGATTTGGGGCAAGCTGCAATGAGCAAATCAAATGAACTTGAAAAATCGGAACTGAATAAAATTATCGGAGAAAGTTATTTTAACTTAAAACAATATGGAAAAGCGATTCCGTATTTAGAGCAATATGCGGGTAAAAAAGGAAAATGGAACAATACCGATTTTTATCAATTGGGTTACGCTTATTACGAACAAAAAGAATATGAAAAAGCAATTTCTCAATTCAATAAAATTATTGAGGGAAAAGATTTCGTAGCACAAAACGCGTATTATCATTTAGGTTTGGCATATTTGAATACCGGCAAAAAACAAGAAGCTTTAAATGCATTTAAAAACGCTTCTGAAATGGATTTTAATGCACAAATTCAGGAAGATGCAGCTTTAAATTATGCCAAGTTAAGTTATGAAATTGGAAACGCTTATCAAACCGTTCCTGGAATTTTACTTGATTTCTTAAAAAAATACCCAAATAATTCCAGTAAAGCCGAAGTAGAAAAACTATTGGTAGATTCTTATATTTCTTCTAAAAATTATAAAGAAGCGTTGGTTTTATTAGAGAAAAACAGAACGCCGGAAAATAAATTAGCCTATCAAAAAGTGCTTTTTTACCGAGGTTTAGAATTGTATAATGAATCAAATTATGCTGAGGCTTTAAAAATGTTTAACAGCGCAGTTAAAGAGCAAAAGAATCCTGATTTTACGGCTCGCGCTACTTTCTGGAAAGCAGAATCTGAATATGTTACAGATGATTTTCAGGCGGCATTATTAAGTTATAAGCAATTTGCAGGTTTGGCGGGAGCAAAAGCGACTGATGAATATAAAAACATTAATTATAATATTGGATATACGTATTTTAAGTTGAAGGAATACGATCAGGCTGCAAATTCATTTCAGGCGCAAATTGATAATTCAAAAGAAGATAAAGTTCGTTTAAACGATTCGTATTTACGTTTGGGAGATTGCAGATTTGTGACTTCTAAATACAGTCAGGCGATGGAAGCGTACGCAAAAGCAATTGACGCTAAAGGTGTTGATGCAGATTATGCACAGTTTCAAAAAGCGATTTCTTACGGATTTATGTCCAGAAATGACAAGAAAATTGACGAGCTGAATAATTTTCTTCAGATGTATAAAAAGTCAGAATACCGCGATGATGTTTTATTCGAATTGGCAAATACGTATGTAGCGGATAAAAAGAACGATCAGGCGATTAAAACCTACGATCAGTTAATTGCTGAATATAAAAATGGTTCATTTACTTCAAAATCAATTTTAAGACAAGGTTTGATTTATTACAATTCTGATCGTGATGAACAGGCTTTGGTGAAATTCAAAAAAGTAGCGGCAGAATTTCCAAAAACTCCCGAAGCTTTAGAAGCCGTTTCTACAGCCAGATTAATTTATGTAGATTCAGGAAAAGTAGATGAATATGCAACCTGGGTACGTACTTTAGACTTCGTTGCCGTAACCGATGTTGATTTGGATAATGATACCTACGAAGGTGCTTTTAAACAATACAGTCAAAATAACAGCAAACAGGCAATCGTTGGTTTTACAGGTTATGTAAGCAAGTTTCCGTCAGGAATGCATGCGCTTGAAGCTAATTTTTATTTGGCACAATTGCTTTACGCAGAAGGTTCAGAGACAAAATCTGTTGCGAATTATCAATATGTAATTGGTCAGCCAAGAAACGAATTTACGGAGCAATCTTTAACCAGATTATCTCAAATTTTCTTAAAAGCGAAAGACTGCGATAAATCGATTCCGGTTTTAGTACGTTTAGAAAACGAAGCAGATTATCCACAAAATAAAAGTTTTGCGCAGGCTAATTTGATGAAATGTTATTACGACAAAAAAGATTATGACAATTCGGTTATTTATGCTGATAAAGTGCTGCAAAATGCAAAAGCAGATGTCAATGTAAAATCTGATGCACAAATTATCGTGGCGCGTGCGGCAATGCAAACCGGTGATGAAGATAAGGCAAAAGCGGCTTACGCAAAATTATCTGCAACATCAAAAGGAGAATTAGCAGCAGAAGCCTTGTATTATGATGCTTATTTTAAAACCAAAGAAGGAAAATTTGATGCGTCAAATGTATCCGTTCAAAAACTGGCAAAAAACTATTCAGCTTACAAATATTACGGAGCAAAAAGTTTGGTTTTGATGGCGAAAAACTTCTACGGATTAAAAGACAGTTATCAGGCAACTTATATTTTAGATAACGTAATAAACAATTTTACCGATTATCCGGATGTGGTTGAAGAAGCAAAAAGAGAGTTAAGCGCGATAAAATTGGAAGAATCTAAAACCAATTCGTCGATTACTAAATAG